From Virgibacillus ihumii, the proteins below share one genomic window:
- the gltD gene encoding glutamate synthase small subunit has translation MGKTTGFMDYKREEAKERDTLTRVNDWQEYAAPFSDEALSRQGARCMDCGTPFCQIGEEINGAATGCPIYNLIPEWNDLVYRGRWKEALERLLKTNNFPEFTGRVCPAPCEGSCTLAITDPAIAIKSIEQTIIDKGFENGWITPRVPVERTGKSVAIIGSGPAGLASADQLNQAGHIVTVYERDDRAGGLLMYGIPNMKLEKDVVERRVRLLEQEGIDFVTNTEVGLDISMETLKEKHDAVILCTGAQKQRNLIIEGRDTNGVHFAMDYLTASTKKILGNSMEENKFIDAKDKDVIVIGGGDTGADCIATALRHNCNSVVQFGKHPKLPMARTESNMWPEYPNVFTVDYAHSEATANFGEDPRQYSIQTKRFVSDEDGNLMELHTVQMEKIKDENDRFVVKEIPGTEKVWPAQLVFIAIGFEGPESELLKQYGIQTDNNKVAAKYGDFATNAENVFAAGDARRGQSLIVWAINEGREVAHKVDRYLMGSSVLPSYL, from the coding sequence ATGGGGAAAACAACCGGTTTTATGGATTACAAGCGTGAAGAGGCCAAAGAGCGTGATACTCTCACCCGGGTAAACGACTGGCAGGAATATGCTGCCCCTTTCTCTGATGAAGCATTAAGCAGACAGGGTGCACGTTGTATGGACTGTGGAACGCCTTTTTGTCAAATAGGAGAAGAAATCAATGGTGCGGCAACCGGCTGTCCAATATATAATCTGATTCCGGAATGGAATGACCTTGTTTATCGTGGACGATGGAAAGAAGCTTTGGAACGATTATTAAAAACGAACAATTTTCCGGAATTCACGGGCAGGGTTTGTCCAGCGCCATGCGAAGGATCGTGTACACTTGCCATTACTGATCCGGCAATTGCCATTAAAAGCATTGAGCAGACGATTATTGATAAAGGATTTGAAAACGGCTGGATTACACCGCGGGTTCCGGTTGAACGAACAGGAAAATCTGTAGCGATTATAGGGTCCGGACCGGCTGGATTAGCCAGTGCTGACCAGCTTAATCAAGCAGGACATATTGTAACAGTCTATGAGCGTGATGATCGTGCCGGAGGTTTATTAATGTACGGCATTCCTAACATGAAACTTGAAAAAGATGTCGTTGAAAGAAGGGTTCGATTGCTCGAACAGGAAGGCATTGATTTTGTAACCAACACCGAAGTAGGGTTGGATATTTCGATGGAAACATTAAAGGAAAAGCACGATGCGGTCATTCTTTGTACGGGGGCGCAAAAACAGCGGAATTTGATAATCGAAGGAAGAGATACAAATGGAGTTCATTTTGCAATGGATTATCTGACAGCTTCCACGAAAAAAATACTGGGGAACAGTATGGAAGAAAATAAATTCATTGATGCAAAAGATAAAGATGTCATTGTCATTGGCGGAGGAGATACTGGTGCTGACTGTATCGCGACAGCGCTTCGCCATAATTGCAATAGCGTTGTACAATTTGGCAAACATCCAAAGCTGCCAATGGCCAGAACAGAAAGCAATATGTGGCCGGAGTATCCGAATGTCTTCACAGTTGACTATGCGCATAGTGAAGCAACAGCTAATTTTGGAGAGGACCCAAGGCAATATTCCATCCAAACGAAACGATTTGTTTCAGATGAAGATGGAAATTTAATGGAGCTCCATACCGTTCAGATGGAAAAAATAAAAGATGAAAATGACAGGTTTGTAGTGAAAGAAATACCTGGGACTGAAAAGGTTTGGCCAGCTCAACTTGTATTTATTGCAATAGGGTTTGAAGGACCTGAATCAGAATTGTTGAAGCAGTACGGAATTCAAACAGACAACAATAAAGTTGCAGCAAAATATGGTGATTTTGCGACAAATGCAGAAAATGTTTTTGCGGCTGGCGATGCTAGACGCGGACAAAGTTTAATTGTCTGGGCAATAAATGAAGGCCGTGAAGTGGCTCATAAAGTTGACCGCTATTTAATGGGCAGTTCTGTATTGCCATCGTATTTGTAA
- the sigW gene encoding RNA polymerase sigma factor SigW, whose protein sequence is METLIKEKIKKVKKGDQTAFEDIVSFYQHKIYQHCYRMLGNRHEAEDIAQEAFIRAYVNIHTYDVNRKFSTWLYRIATNLTIDRIRKRKPDYYLDAEITGTEGLNMYSQLAADNRLPDEEAESMELQQYIHHEIASLPSKYRGIIILRYLEDFSLKEISEIMDIPLGTVKTRIHRGREALRKKLRHV, encoded by the coding sequence ATGGAAACATTAATAAAAGAGAAAATTAAAAAGGTTAAAAAGGGAGATCAGACTGCTTTTGAAGATATAGTCTCGTTTTATCAGCATAAGATTTATCAGCATTGCTACCGTATGCTGGGAAATCGGCATGAGGCAGAAGATATAGCTCAGGAGGCATTCATCAGGGCGTATGTAAACATTCACACTTATGATGTGAATCGAAAGTTTTCCACCTGGCTGTACCGGATTGCAACCAATTTAACGATTGACCGGATACGGAAGCGAAAACCGGACTATTATCTTGATGCGGAAATAACGGGAACAGAGGGATTGAACATGTATTCGCAGCTTGCTGCGGACAATCGGCTACCCGATGAAGAAGCAGAAAGCATGGAGCTGCAACAATATATTCATCATGAAATAGCATCGCTTCCGTCTAAATACCGTGGCATTATTATTTTACGTTACCTCGAAGATTTTTCACTTAAGGAAATCAGTGAGATTATGGATATTCCGTTAGGTACCGTGAAAACCCGAATCCACCGGGGGCGCGAAGCTTTACGCAAAAAGCTTCGCCATGTGTAA
- the gltB gene encoding glutamate synthase large subunit: protein MRYNQIPEAQGLYRPEFEHDNCGIGLYAHINGVPTHDIVKKGLHMLCQLDHRGGHGSDPATGDGAGLMVQIPDGFFQKVCSDMNLPKKGRYGAGMIFFSNGDENRKKAETQINKFIEQEGQTVLGWRTVPVNSESIGQKAKASCPVIRQVFIGADAAIENNIDFERKLYVIRKQSEKLASEREERFYFTSLSSQTIVYKGLLTPEQLDGFYTDLQDEDFVSAFSLVHSRFSTNTFPSWERAHPNRYLMHNGEINTLRGNINWMKAREKQLISEAFGDDLGKVHPILDEDGSDSSILDNALEFLVLAGRKPAHAAMMMIPEPWANNPHMSKEKRAFYEYHSTLMEPWDGPTTISFTDGSQIGAILDRNGLRPARYYVTKDDYLIFSSEVGVIDVEESNVLYKDRLSPGKMLLLDLGEGRIISDEEIKTEMAGAGPYHHWLDEELVKLENRVELNGEKPFSGLLKKQKAFGYTYEDIHKYLIPLVTDEKDPIGAMGNDVPLAVLSDQPQSLFSYFKQLFAQVTNPPIDAYREQLVTSTTTLLGPEGNLLHPGKMNCHRLQLSTPVLSDHQLQLIKKDSYPDFSSHTINTLFADNLENRLEEVCKEADEAIANNNQLLILSDRKMDEKAAAIPSLLAISALHQHLIRQGTRTKVSIIAETGEAREVHHFASLIGYGADAVNPYLAFATLHQVIRDNYVTERYEVAVNHYIQAITEGVVKVMSKMGISTIQSYRGAQIFEAIGISKTVIDRYFTGTASQLDGIELDTIAEEAILRHSRAYADEPDQTLESGSDFQWRKTGEHHAFNPKTIHTLQWACRRGDYNLFKQYSKAANEERLTFLRNLFTFKQANPSIPIDEVESAQTIVKRFKTGAMSFGSLSEEAHESLAIAMNRIGGKSNSGEGGENPERFTMDENGDSKRSAIKQIASGRFGVKSHYLVNADELQIKMAQGAKPGEGGQLPGNKVYPWIADVRGSIPGVGLISPPPHHDIYSIEDLAQLIHDLKNANRHASVSVKLVAKAGIGTIASGVAKGSADVITISGYDGGTGASPKTSIKHTGLPWELGLAETHQALMLNGLRDRVVLEADGKLMTGKDVVMAALLGAEEFGFATAPLVVLGCVMMRACHLNTCPVGIATQDPELRKKFMGASDHVVNFMFYIAEEVREIMAGLGFRTFDEMVGRTEVLAVSDRAKAHWKAKDLDLSTLLYKVDGARTCQTKQNHHLEESLDLREILPAVKPALVLKQPVDLAYPIKNINRAVGTITGSEISKRYGEIGLPEDSITLRFTGSAGQSFGAYIPRGMSLRLTGDANDYVGKGLSGGKVIVSSPQEAEANEPNNVIIGNVALYGASSGEAYINGYAGERFAVRNSGADVVVEGIGDHGCEYMTGGRVIILGEVGKNFAAGMSGGIAYVLAEDTHQFKQLCNKEMVEFEAMSDVKERKEVKQLIQRHYQYTESQKANFVLHNWNKNVKHIVKVIPRDYKQMLNRIQVFKNEGYTNKEAAMNAFDDKKRNKNIIPKKSPLVSL from the coding sequence ATGCGTTATAATCAGATACCTGAAGCTCAAGGTCTTTATCGTCCTGAATTTGAACACGATAATTGTGGGATTGGCTTATATGCTCACATAAATGGAGTTCCAACCCATGATATTGTTAAAAAAGGTCTGCACATGCTTTGTCAATTGGATCACCGTGGAGGTCATGGAAGTGATCCGGCGACAGGAGATGGGGCTGGATTAATGGTGCAAATTCCGGATGGTTTTTTTCAAAAAGTTTGTTCTGATATGAACCTGCCAAAAAAGGGGCGGTATGGAGCAGGGATGATTTTTTTCTCAAATGGAGATGAGAACCGGAAAAAGGCGGAAACTCAAATAAATAAATTTATCGAACAGGAAGGGCAGACAGTGCTTGGCTGGAGAACGGTGCCCGTAAATAGTGAAAGCATTGGTCAGAAAGCGAAAGCCAGCTGCCCGGTTATCCGCCAGGTATTTATTGGTGCGGATGCTGCTATCGAAAATAATATTGATTTTGAGCGGAAGTTATATGTTATTCGCAAGCAATCGGAAAAGCTTGCATCCGAAAGGGAGGAGCGGTTTTATTTTACCAGCCTCTCAAGTCAAACTATTGTCTATAAAGGACTGTTAACACCAGAGCAGTTAGATGGCTTCTATACAGATTTGCAGGATGAAGATTTTGTTTCGGCTTTTTCGCTAGTCCATTCACGCTTCAGTACCAATACATTTCCTAGCTGGGAACGGGCGCATCCGAACCGGTATTTAATGCATAACGGGGAAATTAATACGTTAAGAGGGAATATTAACTGGATGAAGGCTCGTGAAAAACAGTTGATTTCGGAAGCTTTCGGTGATGATCTGGGTAAAGTGCATCCGATTCTGGATGAGGATGGGAGCGATTCATCCATTTTAGATAATGCTTTGGAATTTTTAGTGTTGGCTGGCAGAAAACCAGCGCATGCCGCGATGATGATGATTCCCGAGCCTTGGGCAAACAATCCGCATATGTCAAAAGAAAAGAGAGCCTTTTACGAATATCATAGTACGTTAATGGAACCATGGGACGGACCAACGACAATCTCATTTACGGATGGCAGTCAAATTGGTGCGATTCTGGATAGAAACGGATTGCGGCCCGCCCGGTATTATGTGACAAAAGACGATTATCTAATTTTTTCTTCAGAGGTTGGCGTCATTGATGTAGAAGAAAGCAATGTCCTGTATAAAGACCGGTTAAGCCCTGGGAAAATGTTATTGCTGGATTTAGGCGAAGGCAGGATTATTTCAGATGAGGAAATTAAAACGGAAATGGCAGGAGCAGGACCTTATCACCACTGGTTGGATGAAGAGCTGGTGAAATTGGAAAACCGGGTGGAACTTAATGGAGAAAAGCCATTCAGTGGTTTGTTGAAAAAGCAAAAAGCTTTTGGCTATACGTATGAAGATATCCATAAATATTTGATCCCTTTAGTAACGGATGAAAAGGATCCAATTGGTGCAATGGGTAATGATGTGCCTTTAGCGGTATTGTCTGATCAGCCACAATCGTTATTCTCCTATTTCAAACAGTTATTTGCGCAAGTAACAAATCCTCCAATCGATGCGTATCGTGAGCAACTCGTTACTTCCACCACAACTTTGTTAGGGCCTGAAGGAAATCTGCTCCATCCGGGAAAAATGAATTGTCACCGGCTTCAACTGAGTACTCCAGTATTGTCTGACCACCAATTACAACTCATTAAGAAAGATAGTTATCCGGATTTTTCCAGTCATACCATAAACACATTATTTGCAGATAATCTGGAAAACAGGCTGGAAGAGGTTTGTAAGGAAGCTGATGAAGCCATAGCGAATAATAATCAGCTTCTTATTCTGTCAGATCGTAAAATGGATGAAAAGGCTGCGGCAATTCCGTCACTGCTTGCCATAAGTGCACTGCATCAGCATTTAATTCGTCAGGGAACGCGAACGAAAGTAAGCATCATTGCTGAAACCGGCGAGGCAAGGGAGGTCCATCATTTTGCTTCGTTAATCGGCTATGGAGCAGATGCAGTAAATCCATATCTTGCATTTGCAACATTGCATCAGGTAATCAGAGACAATTATGTAACGGAGAGGTATGAAGTTGCGGTAAATCATTATATCCAGGCGATTACGGAAGGCGTTGTAAAGGTAATGTCCAAAATGGGGATATCAACCATTCAAAGTTATCGCGGAGCACAAATATTTGAAGCAATTGGCATTAGTAAAACGGTTATCGATCGTTATTTTACCGGAACAGCTTCACAGCTTGACGGGATTGAGTTAGATACGATTGCGGAAGAAGCGATATTGCGTCACAGTCGTGCTTATGCTGATGAACCTGATCAAACATTGGAATCAGGCAGTGATTTTCAATGGCGGAAAACAGGTGAACATCATGCATTTAACCCAAAAACAATCCATACGTTGCAGTGGGCGTGCCGCAGAGGTGATTACAATCTGTTTAAACAATATTCCAAAGCAGCAAATGAAGAGCGACTGACGTTTTTGCGGAATTTATTTACCTTTAAGCAAGCAAATCCATCGATACCAATTGACGAAGTAGAGTCTGCTCAAACGATTGTGAAGCGATTTAAGACCGGGGCAATGTCTTTTGGTTCATTGAGTGAAGAAGCACATGAGTCCTTGGCGATTGCCATGAACCGGATTGGCGGAAAAAGTAACAGTGGTGAAGGCGGAGAAAATCCCGAACGGTTCACTATGGATGAAAATGGAGATTCGAAGCGAAGCGCCATCAAACAAATTGCATCCGGACGTTTCGGGGTGAAAAGCCATTATCTAGTCAATGCCGATGAACTGCAAATTAAGATGGCCCAAGGTGCAAAACCAGGTGAGGGAGGCCAACTGCCGGGGAATAAAGTGTATCCATGGATCGCCGATGTACGTGGATCAATTCCTGGTGTAGGACTGATATCACCCCCGCCGCACCATGATATTTATTCTATTGAAGATTTGGCACAATTGATTCATGATTTGAAGAATGCAAACCGGCATGCGAGTGTAAGTGTCAAACTTGTTGCCAAGGCCGGGATTGGAACAATTGCATCTGGTGTTGCAAAAGGTTCTGCAGATGTGATTACCATCAGTGGGTATGACGGGGGAACAGGAGCTTCTCCGAAAACAAGCATCAAACATACGGGACTGCCTTGGGAATTGGGCCTTGCTGAAACACATCAGGCGCTCATGTTAAATGGTTTACGGGACCGTGTTGTACTGGAAGCGGATGGTAAGTTAATGACTGGAAAAGATGTGGTCATGGCTGCACTGCTTGGCGCCGAGGAATTTGGATTTGCCACCGCACCGCTTGTTGTTCTGGGGTGTGTCATGATGCGGGCATGTCACTTGAATACATGCCCGGTAGGTATTGCAACCCAGGATCCGGAATTGCGTAAGAAGTTTATGGGTGCCTCGGATCATGTCGTGAATTTTATGTTTTATATTGCTGAAGAAGTCAGAGAAATCATGGCAGGATTAGGGTTCAGAACATTTGATGAAATGGTCGGGCGGACGGAGGTTTTGGCTGTAAGCGACCGGGCGAAAGCGCATTGGAAGGCAAAAGACTTGGATTTATCGACATTGCTTTACAAGGTGGATGGTGCAAGAACGTGTCAAACCAAACAGAATCATCATCTTGAAGAGTCACTTGACTTACGTGAAATTCTGCCAGCTGTCAAACCTGCCTTGGTCCTTAAGCAGCCTGTGGATTTGGCTTATCCGATCAAAAATATTAATCGTGCAGTAGGAACGATTACAGGCAGTGAGATTTCCAAGCGCTACGGGGAAATCGGTCTGCCGGAAGATTCCATCACATTGCGATTTACCGGGTCTGCCGGACAGAGCTTTGGTGCTTACATTCCCAGGGGCATGTCTCTGCGGTTAACCGGTGATGCCAATGACTATGTCGGAAAAGGTCTGTCAGGCGGAAAGGTCATTGTCTCTTCACCGCAGGAAGCGGAAGCTAATGAACCCAACAATGTAATTATCGGTAATGTTGCGTTATACGGCGCTTCCAGTGGTGAAGCATATATAAATGGCTATGCCGGTGAACGGTTTGCTGTGCGGAATAGTGGCGCAGATGTTGTTGTTGAAGGAATCGGTGACCATGGCTGCGAATATATGACTGGAGGTCGTGTCATTATTCTGGGTGAAGTTGGCAAAAACTTCGCAGCTGGAATGTCAGGTGGTATTGCCTATGTTCTTGCTGAAGATACTCATCAATTTAAACAGTTGTGCAATAAAGAGATGGTGGAGTTTGAAGCTATGTCAGATGTAAAAGAGAGGAAAGAAGTAAAACAGCTGATACAACGTCATTATCAGTATACCGAAAGTCAGAAAGCAAATTTTGTCCTTCATAATTGGAATAAGAATGTGAAGCATATTGTGAAAGTTATTCCAAGGGATTACAAGCAAATGCTTAATCGAATTCAGGTGTTCAAGAATGAAGGTTATACAAATAAAGAGGCTGCCATGAATGCGTTCGATGACAAAAAGCGGAACAAGAATATCATTCCAAAAAAATCTCCACTGGTTTCATTATAG
- the mvaD gene encoding diphosphomevalonate decarboxylase codes for MKATAKAHTNIALVKYWGKRDESLILPMNNSLSLTLDGFYTTTSVEFHNELTEDRFYLNDKAVVDKQYDRVSSFLSLIRNSAGKDNLFAEVHSTNHVPTAAGFASSASGFAALAAASARALNLDIDDKALSALTRQGSGSACRSIYGGFVEWEKGTQADGSDSYAVPVAPADHWDIRVAAVVLSSNAKKVLSREGMKRTVETSPFYSSWVDSIPSDLKQIKAGIQNKDFEKVGSIAEMNCLKMHATTLAANPPFSYWHDTTMAVMHAVQELRESGIPAYFTIDAGPNVKVLYLPEDEETLEQSLREVPGVNDVIVSKAGQGISYL; via the coding sequence CACACGAATATCGCCCTGGTAAAATATTGGGGGAAACGGGATGAATCACTGATTCTCCCTATGAATAACAGCCTTTCTTTAACATTGGACGGATTTTATACGACTACTTCTGTTGAATTCCATAATGAGCTGACTGAAGATCGTTTTTATTTAAATGATAAAGCCGTAGTCGATAAACAATATGATCGTGTTTCCAGTTTTTTAAGTCTTATCCGGAACTCTGCGGGAAAGGATAATCTGTTCGCAGAGGTTCACTCGACCAATCATGTGCCGACGGCTGCCGGATTTGCTTCTTCTGCATCAGGATTTGCCGCCCTTGCAGCGGCTTCTGCAAGAGCGTTGAACCTCGACATCGATGATAAGGCCCTCTCCGCATTAACCAGGCAAGGATCCGGTTCTGCATGCCGCTCCATTTACGGTGGATTTGTTGAATGGGAAAAAGGTACACAAGCAGATGGTTCTGATTCGTATGCTGTGCCGGTAGCACCAGCAGATCATTGGGACATCCGGGTGGCGGCGGTTGTTCTGTCATCGAATGCGAAAAAAGTCCTCAGCAGGGAAGGAATGAAGCGGACAGTCGAGACATCACCGTTTTATTCAAGTTGGGTGGACAGCATTCCGAGTGATTTGAAACAGATTAAAGCAGGGATACAAAACAAGGATTTTGAAAAAGTCGGATCTATTGCCGAAATGAACTGTCTGAAGATGCATGCGACAACACTTGCTGCAAATCCGCCTTTTTCGTACTGGCATGATACTACAATGGCAGTAATGCATGCAGTACAGGAATTAAGAGAATCGGGCATTCCGGCATATTTTACAATTGATGCTGGGCCGAACGTGAAGGTTCTTTATTTGCCGGAGGATGAAGAAACATTGGAGCAGTCTCTCCGTGAAGTCCCCGGTGTAAATGATGTTATTGTCAGTAAAGCCGGCCAGGGCATATCCTATTTGTAG
- a CDS encoding LysR family transcriptional regulator codes for MELRQLRYFMEVAKREHVSEAALHLHVAQSAVSRQIANLEDELEVSLFEREGRNVKLTQIGKIFLTHTEIAMKAINNARQQIDEYLDPERGTIKIGFPTSLANHLLPSIISSFKSEYPNIAFQLRQGSYRFLTESVKNGDIDVAFLGPVPKKDPDIESHILFTENILALLPLSHPLAEQNSLHLSDLKKDEFVSFPKGFILEKILVDACKQGGFSPNISSEGEDLDAIKGLVAAGIGVTLLPESTFHESTPNMTVKIPIDIPEVRRTVGIIKQREKRLAPSEKVFYTFAKQFFARLQQFQ; via the coding sequence ATGGAACTGCGTCAATTACGTTATTTTATGGAAGTAGCCAAGCGTGAACACGTGTCAGAAGCAGCGCTGCACTTGCATGTTGCCCAATCAGCGGTCAGCAGACAGATTGCTAATTTGGAAGATGAACTGGAGGTATCCTTATTTGAGCGTGAGGGCAGAAATGTTAAATTAACACAAATAGGCAAGATATTTTTAACACATACCGAAATCGCCATGAAAGCCATTAATAATGCCAGGCAGCAGATCGATGAATACTTGGATCCGGAACGAGGGACAATTAAAATCGGATTCCCGACAAGTTTGGCAAATCATTTACTGCCGAGCATTATTTCTTCTTTTAAGTCAGAATATCCAAATATTGCTTTTCAACTAAGACAAGGATCCTATAGATTTTTAACAGAATCCGTTAAGAATGGTGATATTGATGTTGCTTTTCTTGGACCTGTCCCTAAAAAAGACCCGGATATCGAAAGTCATATCTTATTTACCGAGAACATCTTGGCACTTTTACCATTATCCCATCCATTGGCGGAGCAAAACAGTCTCCATCTAAGTGATCTGAAAAAAGATGAATTTGTCAGTTTTCCCAAAGGATTTATCCTGGAAAAAATACTGGTGGACGCCTGTAAACAGGGGGGATTTTCACCAAACATCTCTTCAGAGGGGGAGGATTTAGACGCTATCAAAGGGCTGGTAGCAGCCGGTATCGGTGTAACCCTTCTACCTGAAAGTACATTTCACGAATCGACACCGAACATGACCGTTAAAATTCCCATCGATATACCGGAAGTTAGGAGGACGGTAGGCATTATAAAGCAAAGAGAAAAGCGTTTGGCACCTTCCGAAAAGGTCTTTTACACATTCGCAAAACAGTTTTTTGCGAGGTTGCAGCAATTTCAATAA
- a CDS encoding phosphomevalonate kinase translates to MTTSITVKTPGKLMVAGEFAVLENYQKLVVMAVNRFVYAALEQSGENRLSLLNYGLTDVKWEWTGDKISVKTGDDRIRFVENTMTVVYTYLQENNIPPEPCHLSVRSELDDTGGRKYGLGSSAAVSTAVVSAILKRFLPNEPSEQLIFKLASISHVITQGNGSGADVAASSYGGLLQYSSFQADWLQRAYNNSGSITELAVSDWPYFTVEPIILPDNIHVCIGWTGSPASTSSLIRKIRTLKDSNPSQYEQFLSDSSAAVGSFLDGVTKGEPAKVIEGVRLNRRALAEVGRNAGVDIETQALTTLCNLAEQHGGAGKPSGAGGGDCGIAFLPSEEQAKQLQDAWKRAGIKPLDLALHPDGAIKI, encoded by the coding sequence TTGACTACATCGATAACTGTAAAAACACCTGGAAAATTAATGGTTGCCGGAGAGTTTGCTGTTCTTGAAAATTATCAAAAACTGGTGGTTATGGCGGTTAACCGTTTTGTTTATGCTGCATTGGAGCAAAGCGGTGAAAACCGTCTTTCTTTGCTTAATTATGGCCTAACAGATGTTAAATGGGAGTGGACTGGGGACAAAATTTCAGTCAAAACGGGTGATGACCGGATACGATTTGTGGAAAATACAATGACGGTAGTATATACATATCTGCAGGAAAATAATATTCCGCCGGAGCCGTGTCATTTGTCAGTTCGCAGTGAACTGGATGATACCGGCGGTCGCAAATATGGCCTTGGTTCAAGCGCGGCTGTCTCTACTGCTGTAGTTTCAGCGATTTTAAAGCGGTTTTTGCCAAATGAACCATCTGAACAGCTGATTTTTAAGCTTGCTTCCATTTCCCATGTGATTACCCAAGGAAATGGCTCTGGTGCTGATGTTGCTGCTTCTTCTTATGGCGGTTTATTGCAATATTCGTCGTTTCAGGCTGACTGGCTGCAACGTGCTTATAACAATTCTGGTTCGATAACGGAACTTGCTGTATCGGACTGGCCGTATTTTACAGTTGAACCCATCATACTGCCGGATAATATACATGTCTGCATCGGCTGGACCGGTTCGCCTGCATCAACTTCTTCGCTTATTCGAAAAATCAGGACATTAAAAGATTCGAATCCATCACAGTACGAACAATTTCTTTCTGACAGCAGTGCGGCAGTTGGAAGCTTTCTCGATGGGGTCACAAAGGGTGAACCTGCAAAGGTGATTGAAGGGGTCAGATTAAACCGGCGGGCGCTTGCGGAGGTAGGCAGAAATGCCGGCGTGGATATTGAAACACAGGCATTGACCACCTTGTGCAATTTAGCGGAACAGCACGGAGGTGCCGGAAAACCTTCCGGAGCGGGCGGCGGCGACTGTGGAATTGCTTTTCTGCCATCTGAAGAACAGGCAAAACAATTACAAGATGCCTGGAAGAGAGCAGGAATCAAGCCGCTTGATCTTGCACTTCATCCTGATGGAGCGATTAAAATATAA
- a CDS encoding aspartyl-phosphate phosphatase Spo0E family protein, protein MDNNSLLLEKIEECRDEMMILSNHHGLTSEIVIESSKRLDNLLNTYQN, encoded by the coding sequence GTGGATAATAATTCATTATTATTGGAAAAAATCGAAGAATGTCGGGATGAAATGATGATTTTAAGCAACCACCATGGATTAACCTCTGAAATCGTAATTGAATCCAGCAAAAGACTGGATAACCTTTTAAATACGTATCAGAATTAA
- the rocF gene encoding arginase: protein MNKDLSIIGVPMDLGQSRRGVDMGPSAIRYAGVMETLENLQYQISDLGDVPISRPDNKHESQEGNLRNLKQVADGNQKLAEMVDKEINNNRFPLVLGGDHSIAIGSLAGISKHYENLGVIWYDAHGDLNSGETSPSGNIHGMPLAISMGIGHEKLTNILGYSPKIKPENIVIVGARSLDPGEKELIKESGIKVYSMHEIDRMGMTRVMTETIDYLKERTDGVHLSLDLDGLDPEEAPGVGTPVIGGLSYRESHLAMEMLEESNLLTSAEFVEVNPILDDKNKTATMAVGLIGSLFGEKLK from the coding sequence TTGAATAAGGATTTATCAATCATCGGTGTGCCAATGGATCTTGGTCAAAGCCGGCGTGGCGTTGATATGGGGCCAAGCGCCATTCGCTATGCAGGTGTTATGGAAACGCTTGAAAATTTACAATATCAGATAAGCGATCTTGGGGATGTGCCAATTTCACGTCCCGACAATAAACATGAATCGCAGGAAGGAAACTTACGAAACTTGAAGCAGGTGGCTGATGGTAATCAGAAACTGGCTGAAATGGTTGATAAAGAAATAAATAATAATCGGTTCCCGCTCGTTCTTGGTGGTGACCACAGCATTGCTATCGGAAGTTTGGCTGGGATTTCCAAGCACTACGAGAATCTTGGTGTCATCTGGTATGATGCGCATGGCGATTTGAACTCCGGTGAAACTTCACCATCAGGCAATATTCATGGGATGCCGCTTGCTATCAGCATGGGCATTGGCCACGAAAAATTGACAAACATTTTGGGCTATTCACCAAAAATTAAGCCTGAAAACATCGTCATTGTCGGTGCCCGTTCACTTGACCCTGGAGAAAAGGAACTGATTAAAGAGAGCGGAATAAAAGTTTATTCCATGCATGAAATTGACCGAATGGGTATGACCAGGGTGATGACGGAAACGATTGACTACTTGAAAGAACGGACAGACGGTGTTCATTTAAGCCTTGATTTGGACGGGCTTGACCCTGAAGAAGCACCTGGCGTGGGTACCCCGGTAATTGGCGGGTTATCCTACCGGGAAAGTCATCTGGCTATGGAAATGCTGGAAGAGTCCAATCTGCTTACTTCAGCTGAATTTGTTGAAGTGAACCCGATACTGGATGATAAAAATAAAACAGCAACAATGGCTGTCGGACTGATTGGATCATTGTTTGGCGAGAAATTGAAATAA